TCACGGACAGACAGGAACCAGCATCATTGAGAGGGAAGGGCTACCGCTTTTGTTAAATACACAAACGAGCATCCAATAGCGCGCGCAAGTGCTTCAGTCCTCGGATCAGGAACGGTTGGAGACCCCAGACCAGGATGACGCTTCCATGGGGAAATCAGATTGAACAGGCATGGCAAGGTGGGATCGACTGATGGTACGGGGCATGAACGAAAGAACGAACGAACGGCACCACAAGCTAGACAAACATGGAGAACCACCAATAATGGCACGAGAACCGCCTTCATGGACGGCCGGGGACGGATGACACCAGCCAAGATGGGATGACGGTTCCTGGCCGACGGGTAAAAGGGACCACTTCCTGGGTCTCCATGACAGGCCGGAGCAGAGGCCGACGAGGTTACGAGGCATGCTCAGTAGAGAAGAGATGGTCATCCTCGATACGGGCGAGGGACACCCCAGCCTCCAAAATGCTTGAGTCGAGCTTTCCCCGCAGCGCGGCGCGGCCGGGTCCTCGAAGCGAGCGGCTTCCAAGACTCTTTTACCCCACGCCCGGCTTTGTTCGGCCACAACTTGCTCAAGAGCCGGTGCCATGTTACGGTAGTAGGCTTCTCTTGAGTACTCTGGAAGACCCtttgcttcttcttcttcttcaagTAAGTTTATTACACGCCAGATTGACCAGATTTTCTCAACTTACAATACCAAACAGGTCAGACTTCGGAGACATTGAACTAAACGCAGACAAGATAGAAGAATTGCCTACCCCAAAAAGCAATCAGCCAGCTAGTTGCGTGTAATTTGGAGATTTCTTGATCCGCGCGTGATCTCACGGCAAAAGTCACTGCGGGGAACAACCAGTTGTGACATTGGAAGTGGAGAGTTGCATTTAGCCGCAAAGTGAACATGATCCCGGCCGCCACCAAAAAAACTCGCCTTGTTAGCAACTTTGGTCCCCCAGATTACCCGGCCACCCTAGTCTTGTTAAACAAAGTGGCAAGGAAGCCATCACCATGAGTAGCCCGACCGCTTGGGTTCGTGATGTGAATTGGAAAACTTCGGCACGTCTTGCCGTCCCCACACGAACAACTGTTCATGTCTACGGAGTACTGCGTACCTACACGCATGTAAGGTACTTGCTCAAAAGCGTCACCACTCACGCAATCCCGGCCGTCTCATATCGAGCGGGAAGAGGAGCATGGAAGCAACAACATCATACTTTTGATCCTGTTCAGCAAATACCTAATCTGCCTGGTTCACGCCAGATCGATAATGGACCTTGAAGATGTACGCAGAAGACGAACCTCGAGAGAAGGAAACCTCGTCAATCTTTCTGGGTTCCGCCTCGATCCAGATACGATGTGTGATGACAGTCCCGTACTGAATAATGGTTGCAGACTTGGGCATCAAATTCGACTTGTACAGGCCTGATTGATCCGTGAATCGACACATCATGTAGTCGCGAATCTCCGACAGTCTCTCCTCAGCCTTAACGCCAGGGATCACCTGTGCGTATCTCATCAGCAGCTCCGATTCGGTCCCTTCGACCGAGAGCTCGTCAAAAAGTGCCGCCCACGGTCGACAACGCGAGCCATCCCACTGAAGGCCACAGATGATGCCCAGGGTAACCTTCTGTAATGGAAATCCGAATTGGATCTTGAAACAATGCGTCCCAGCGAAATTGTCGAGCCCGTGGCAGTCAAAGACAAAGTCTGCGACGGAGGATCGCACGCATGCCTCCACGGGGTTCGCTGTCTTGGAGATAATCAAGTTTTTCAGCTGCGAGTCGTACTCGAATCCGATCTTGGCTCCCATGAAGGACGCCAGCCGCGTCGTTTCGTGATCGTATAGCGTCTTGCGGATGCAGGCATCAAATGTGTCCAGCGTGGCATTAGACCATTGTAATCTCGAGTTGTATGCATACACCTGATCTGGAACCGCTCTAACAAACGTCGTTCCGACCTTGAGTAGCCAGATTGCAAGCCACTTGGGGGTCCCTTGCGTTCTGACACTGGTTTCGAGACAATCAAGACTCAATGCGTAGAACGCGTCAGCATCGTTCGCCGCTTCCGCAGCGTCATTCGCCGGCAGCCTGAGCTTTTGGGCCTTGACTTGGAGACCGTTGTTGGTGAGGGTAAAGTCGTTCCTGAACTGAAATCGATCTCGGTGTCTCATGAGGGTAGAGCAGTATGTAAAGTCTGCTGGAGACTCTGCGAATACACCACTGAGCCCTGGAGCTGAAGCCGCTTGGTAGTCGATCTTTTTCTGCCACGCAAAAAGGCTCAAGTCGTTGGTCTCATTGGCGATGTGTTCTTGAAGTCTTTGAAATGCTTTTGATCCCTCGCCATATAGCAATGGCATATTGATATCAAAAATACCAAGGAGGCAATAGGCAATGTCCTCGACTCTTGTGGTTTTGCGGCCGGCGGCCCAGGACATGCGACGTGCTACCGGGAGCGTTTGTAGGTCTGAATTGTCTTGTAAAATGCTCACGTCAACTCGTGTGATCTCCTGAATGATAGTTATGAGGTCACTTTTCTCGCCTACGAGGTTCCATTTCTTGTCGTAAAACTCGATTTGCTTTGAGGCTATCAGCTCTTGGAGAGTCCAGCCCCGAGAAAACCAGCGGCACTTGGGTAATTTGTCTCTGAGGTAATCGTAACGATATGTGCCCCTAAGCCCTTCAGGTATTGGACTTAGGTCTGCTAGGTAGACGTAACATATTTCGGCCGATTGATACCAGGAGTACATGGAGTTGATGGCTTCTGTCAACTCGGCGCTGCTGCTTTTGTCAATGCAGCATGTGTCGACCCATGCGTACTTGAATTTGGAGCGGGCAAGCTTGCAGGTCATCCTGATTTTGTTCCATCCTGTTCTCGTCTTTGCACTGTTTAGATTCGACATGTGGTGAAATTCGACCTCTTGGTTGCCCCAGGTGTGGGAGAGAATGGCGTACGAGCGTGTGCCATTCTGTCGATGATCCGCAACGCGATGCAGTGTTGTTTTCTGTGTGTCGATCAGCCACATGGCCAAGGCTGTGCACCAAAGGCCCAGAGTAGTACGAGAGGAATGCCCCAATGCTAGTAAGTATGTTGAACGTTCTGAGAAGGATGGATCATGCGTCGTTTGTGCGATCTCGTCAAGCAAGGTAAGCAAGGCTGGCAACTAAGTCCAGATACGGACGCGTGACCACCTATCACGTCGCGGCCCCTCATCTCCTGCATTCTCATGCATGACTTAGGACCAATACAGATGCCGGTTCACATATCAGAGGTTATCCCAGCTTCTTCATCCGCAGCTCCAGAGACAGCAATTCGGGTCACTATGAAACGACGATCGTTGAAATGCAGGACCTGTCAATTTGTTCAGCGTCACGGCCTGCGATGAGTACAGTGACGGAAATTTTCAGTGCATTCCTTACAATTTTTATGTACATCCCAAAACCAGCTACGCCATTGAAACTCCGCTCAGGAGGGTTGCCGTTGTCGTCCCGAGTCTCGAAAATCGTGTCAATCGATGAAAGCCTCTCGCAGTGACACTTGCCATGATTGGGATGCATCCGTGTCGCAACATCCCCATGCGCCGCCATCCAAATAGTTCAATGCCAGTCATTACTTGACTACGATGCTGGGGGCACGTAGGCGTATCTCGGTATTTGCGCCATGCGCTCCTCAGGGCTGACCTCTGTGTCTGCATAGAACATTCTGCCGTTCTTATCCTTCTTCGACTTCTTGTCGCCTGCGGCCTCATCACCGGCTTCATCTTCGGGCTTCTTGGCTGGCTTGATACCGGACTCGGCTCTGCGAATGAGCTCGTCGATTTCGTCTCCGTGTTGTGCCGCTCCAGAAACCAGCTCATCGACAGTGGATGCTCCTGGGAAGCCAGGCGGCGGTGCGCCAGAGCCATTCCAGAACTGGCCGCCATGTTGGGGCGGTCGTTGAGGTAGACCGGGCATCGCTTGAAGGCCACTCGTCGGTCTCGCGGGAAGAGATGATGCAGAGAAACCGCCAAAGTTGCCTTGCGGATAGCCCTGTTGAGGGTAGGCCGGAGCGCCAGGGGCAGCACCAGGCGGGTAGTTCGGATCGGGAGCCGCACCGTAAGGCGCTTGAGGCGGCGGGTACGGAGAGTTGTTCTGTGACAGATGATTAGCCCAAAGCCACACATGTATAACATTTTCGGTGTATGGATACTTACAAATGCACCCGGGCTGGCGCTCGCAGGGGCGCCATTGGCAGGGCTGCCACTAGTAGCGGGAGGATGCCCGGCGGCCAGTCGTGCGCGATGCTCGGCAAGGCGGGCCTTCAACTCTTCGGGAGTCTCAACCTTGAGTTTCTTCCTCGGCTGTTTCGACTGGCCAGGTAAGGGGTTGCCGGTGGCGATCCTGCGGTCCTCTTGGGCCTGGTAGAAGTTCTGGATGATGCGGTTCCTGTGCTGGTCCAAAATATCCTGGGGAATACCCTCCATGCCGAAGATCTCCACATCGAGGCCTTGTCGATTCGGTAGCGCATTCTCGACTTGGGTGAGAGTTTCCTTGTGAACTTGGTTCAGATGGACGGAGAGACCTGCGCGACACGAGACATTAGCTTACGATGCCACAGAGAACAGCGTGCGTGGTGGACTAACCTCCAGCGGTATTGAGTCGGCGACCGCATCTGTCGCACTTGAAGTGCTTGGCTTTCTGATGGGAGATGAGAAGCTTCAGATCTTCAAAATCACGCTCGCCTGCAAACAAGTCAGCACACGCGCTCAAATCCGAGACGCGAAAGGCAATGAATTCATACAGTAATAGCACCAAGGCCGGGAGAGGACGTCCTCGACGTCGGGGTGTCCGCGCTTCTTCTTGCCCATCGCGACGGTTGTTACTTCGGATTTATTCGGAGGCGATGAATGCTGGCGTAATCGCGATTTCGTAGTTGTCTGGTGACGATAGAGCGAGGTGGAATGCGGCGAAGAAGTGTGACGTTCACAGAGAGGTACCGTGGCAGTCTGGCGAAGGGATTGACGCGAGCTGTGCTCGACCAGCAATTCACTGCACCTGCACCGAGCTGAGAGCAATTGGGCGCTGACCCGGATGTAGACTAGTGTCTTTGATGATCTCTCATTGGTTCTATCACTCAAAGACTCCACCCAGTCTGGATGACCCGATAGAAGTATAAACACTGTAAACCCACACAGTACGTACCTCTCGGCCCCGGCTTGGCCCAAACGGCGGCCGAATCGACGATCCTCGCATCAATCAGCTCAGTCATCTTACAACGACAAGCCATGAACTCACCACGCACATCCACCCAAGAGACTTTTCAGTACGACATATGAGACCCTGAGCACCAGTAATTCCAGGTCATACGGTCTCTGCCTTGAGCCTGATTTGAGTTTGGATTGAAATACCACCAACTGAAAACACCTTATTCCTGTGTCAAACCTCGAACTGCCCACTTCCGGAATTCCTACCACTTGAGGAAGACATAGAGAATTCGATGCGGTTTCTTAACAAGATCACGACAAACTTGCCAAATAATCCACGATACGATGTCGCGGCGCATGCCAGATGAGTTCTGGGTGTATATCCTATCACATCTGTCAACCTTCAAATGCCTTAGAGATGCAGCCCTCACTTCTCCAACTTGGCTCCGATGCGCCTCGTCAGCATGTCGGCAGGTGGTCCTGAACGAAATAGGCCACCTTTCACTTCCTTATGCTGTCATGGCGCTGGAGTCCTCCAAATTTGACCCGAAAGACCTGAATCTCGTTGCCGCCTTTAGTGACGAATATCTCAAGAGACGGCCGCGTGTTCCTCCCACCATCAGCTTATCAGATGGCTTCCAACTAGCAGAATTACACCAGTGCGTCGGCCATCTGGGGTCCAAGTTTCGGGACATGGCACTCCATCGTCTCATGAAAGAGCAGTGTAGTCTCGCCAACGACCGTCCTGACTGGCCTGACGCACCTTCTTCCGCTGAGAAGCCAACCGATGCCGAGTCTGCTCGTTTTCACAGAGCCCTCTATCGATTCGAGGTCTACTGCAAGCTTTTCAAAGACCCCGAAGTTGTACGATTCAATCTGGATATCGTAAACTTCCAGAGAGCGCACTTTTTTGATTACCTGTCACTTTGGGAGATTGAACAATTGGTTGCGACAAGGGATTTTCTTGCAGCGGTTGTCATTGGTCCTCGTAAGTTATCCGTCATCTCTCGAACCTACATCATGTTGAATATTGACAATTCTCCATAGCATTGCGTGCGCTCGTGGAGCTTCGTAAGATCGAGGCTCTGCAGACACACCATTGCGGCCCTAGAAATGGCGCTCAAGTTGTGTACTGGACCGCTCCAATCTTACCTCCCAATTTGGAGCGCGGCGATTGCCACATCAACCAGAACCAGGCTCGACTGCTATGCTTTGGGATCAAGTTTCTCTACAGGGTGTCAACATCACCGCCAACTCAGTTCTACCAGCTACTTCTCGCCCTCCCGCAACAGCCACGGTACGCCAGTTACAACCGGGTTGGCGAGATTTACTCATGGTTCACGGATGCTGTTGACAGATGCGTCGAAATGAGCAACTTGGAACTCCCGATCAGGAAAGCTCTGTCATCCTATACTCCGGACGAGTACAAAGAGCATGTCCGACAGTCACTGATAAGCGAGGACACCGATAAGGGCCCAGAAGAAGCCTGGTATTGGGCATATCAATCTTTTCCAGGGTCAACCTGCAATGATCCTCGGATGACGAACTGTCGTCTCTTTGGCTTGTTCTTCTGGGACTCTGCTCGGCTCAACACCATCAACTTCTTCACCCGGGTCGATGTTTGGTGGTGGCGGTGGGAAGGGGCCCGGCAACCAGACTTCGACTGGGAAATCGAAGCGACGGTTCCTCCGGCATCCTTTTGGTGACGGCAGCCTCGTGTATGCTTCCCACGACCATTGACATTCTCGAGCTGCAAGGGGGGTGCGCATTAGGTCAGCGTAGGGTCACATGACTGGTGTGCCACGGTCAGTCCAGCCAGGCTTGACCTCTCGCAAGAAACAGGCCTCTCGTGATATACACGGGCGGGCATTACACTCTTGCGCCTGCTAAAAGAAACGTCTGAATATCTGAGCCACAAGCTTGCAAGTGGGGATGCGCTCAAAATGGGACATCGATACAAAGGCCATCGCTATCAGAAGCCAAGGAAGCTGGGTCAACGACCGAGAGAAGAAAGGCAGAAAAGAGAAGGCGACTGGATCTTGAACGATTCAAAGGCTCCGGACGATTGACAGAAACATCGACTTCGACTGTAAGACGGAGTGAAACAACGAGAGACTCTGGAAAGGCAAAGAAGGAAGAAGGAAATCAAGACATGCGTCCAACATTGCCTACCATCGTCCAGAGGGCTCAACGATATCCAGCAACCTCACGCCGGCTTCATGAGACTTTGTGAGCCATTGCACATCTCAATGAGATCAACGACGAG
The DNA window shown above is from Colletotrichum lupini chromosome 7, complete sequence and carries:
- a CDS encoding immunoglobulin I-set domain-containing protein encodes the protein MLTRRIGAKLEKIYTQNSSGMRRDIVSWIIWQVCRDLVKKPHRILYVFLKWNKVFSVGGISIQTQIRLKAETFMACRCKMTELIDARIVDSAAVWAKPGPRDWVESLSDRTNERSSKTLVYIRVSAQLLSARCRCSELLVEHSSRQSLRQTATVPLCERHTSSPHSTSLYRHQTTTKSRLRQHSSPPNKSEVTTVAMGKKKRGHPDVEDVLSRPWCYYCERDFEDLKLLISHQKAKHFKCDRCGRRLNTAGGLSVHLNQVHKETLTQVENALPNRQGLDVEIFGMEGIPQDILDQHRNRIIQNFYQAQEDRRIATGNPLPGQSKQPRKKLKVETPEELKARLAEHRARLAAGHPPATSGSPANGAPASASPGAFNNSPYPPPQAPYGAAPDPNYPPGAAPGAPAYPQQGYPQGNFGGFSASSLPARPTSGLQAMPGLPQRPPQHGGQFWNGSGAPPPGFPGASTVDELVSGAAQHGDEIDELIRRAESGIKPAKKPEDEAGDEAAGDKKSKKDKNGRMFYADTEVSPEERMAQIPRYAYCHCERLSSIDTIFETRDDNGNPPERSFNGVAGFGMYIKIVLHFNDRRFIVTRIAVSGAADEEAGITSDMGRDVIGGHASVSGLSCQPCLPCLTRSHKRRMIHPSQNKTTLHRVADHRQNGTRSYAILSHTWGNQEVEFHHMSNLNSAKTRTGWNKIRMTCKLARSKFKYAWVDTCCIDKSSSAELTEAINSMYSWYQSAEICYVYLADLSPIPEGLRGTYRYDYLRDKLPKCRWFSRGWTLQELIASKQIEFYDKKWNLVGEKSDLITIIQEITRVDVSILQDNSDLQTLPVARRMSWAAGRKTTRVEDIAYCLLGIFDINMPLLYGEGSKAFQRLQEHIANETNDLSLFAWQKKIDYQAASAPGLSGVFAESPADFTYCSTLMRHRDRFQFRNDFTLTNNGLQVKAQKLRLPANDAAEAANDADAFYALSLDCLETSVRTQGTPKWLAIWLLKVGTTFVRAVPDQVYAYNSRLQWSNATLDTFDACIRKTLYDHETTRLASFMGAKIGFEYDSQLKNLIISKTANPVEACVRSSVADFVFDCHGLDNFAGTHCFKIQFGFPLQKVTLGIICGLQWDGSRCRPWAALFDELSVEGTESELLMRYAQVIPGVKAEERLSEIRDYMMCRFTDQSGLYKSNLMPKSATIIQYGTVITHRIWIEAEPRKIDEVSFSRGSSSAYIFKYDVVASMLLFPLDMRRPGLLVRVGTARRAEVFQFTSRTQAVGLLMGGRVIWGTKVANKASFFGGGRDHVHFAAKCNSPLPMSQLVVPRSDFCRNSSILSAFSSMSPKSDLFGIGLPEYSREAYYRNMAPALEQVVAEQSRAWGKRVLEAARFEDPAAPRCGESSTQAFWRLGCPSPVSRMTISSLLSMPRNLVGLCSGLSWRPRKWSLLPVGQEPSSHLGWCHPSPAVHEGGSRAIIGGSPCLSSLWCRSVILVWGLQPFLIRGLKHLRALLDALERELHKPAVMVFVNLKSISLVVLSSLAPLISALGQQPIVSFESASGSFQIAGGDVGTGQILVSDDDYWGVIRAAGDLALDFGRVTGTNYTLSNGGNSSKPALYTFSPVDVTNNTVYRVLDEQSFSGPNYTNPAPDRTVVIAGTIGHSKVIDSLIKAQKLNTSEVEGQWESFVSQLIDEPIPGCSRALVIAGSDPRGTIYGIYGVSEQIGVSPWYFWADVPSKKATEIYALPERKVQGSPAVKYRGFFINDEQPGLSSWVSWNDTWNNAAGYNYHFYSLVSELLLRLRANYLWPTLWGSMVYVDDPLNQPLLDAYEVVLGGSHTEPLMRAQNEFRTFYQGQWAYNLNNKTIDDYFRYGVQRAKPYARNSLWTMAMRGTGDTAIEGNLGVEGIVKMLEELVANQRSIIEEGLEIDSASEVPSLWCLYKEVQSYQEKGLVVPEDITLLWADDNWGNVRRLPLVNETDRSGGAGVYYHFDYVGDPRDYKWINTIQLEKTAEQMSLAYARNARRIWIVNVGDLKPLEIPISHFFDLAYDTEKWGVDGTGKWLEAWATREFGGDHAGNITDILTRYGMYAARRKYELVEPNTYSVINYNEADAVLGQWATLREQAQAVYDALAEEYQAAFFEMILHPISAGEILHKIQINGAKNQLFAGQKRNLANDIIDESRKLLDADAELTIRWDELIDGKWQHMLDQTHLGYDGYWQQPMRNTLPDMRYVQTAFPSLGGQIGVGVEGSNASVQGDDKWHTNSANDLAVPPLDPYGAISRYFEVFTRGNTACPWTASPWQPWVKLSQYNGTVGGNNGTDSRVWISIDWENAPTAPNATQVYINVTTPCKGKEKYAGSGQRVIVPVFNRAVPSNFTKGFVESDGHVSIEGPHYQNIIEPSNSTGSSNSSSKLEYHLYENYGRTLGGIGLYPPESEKVKLGEGPALEYQMYLFSNTSKANVTLYISPTSNYLGDGNPLEYGISLYPTGGSAPQPKTVQPVGKTQGQNMPDGWGYAVGDAVWGLTGNYTTTSFNVTQEGAYTLRVWALLPNIIVQKVVVDLGGVRKSYLGPPESFLLGRDEQGAVKRTAFTETPGICVPVVLVLGAFLCLSFAPLLSDVAQATTSIIIRLLTDGGGFGRGIGVSGSAFASLKRLPVVGGNGGSWRSAHTVSSDPPSPARPSTAQTDRQTETEGPFKSRHFTTTYRHSSSPNLLSNCSSLLPSFLPSIPSPPRSHPHPH